A genomic region of Pseudomonadota bacterium contains the following coding sequences:
- a CDS encoding cobalamin-dependent protein (Presence of a B(12) (cobalamin)-binding domain implies dependence on cobalamin itself, in one of its several forms, or in some unusual lineages, dependence on a cobalamin-like analog.), whose translation MSDFFYILFEMKVLLVQPPIEDFYDTAIRTYPLSLLYLATKIRDICDLSIIDFRSNKKPKVIHNHPFPELKNYYREDIYTPFSFFSRFYHFGCNHEEIKKAIREQKPDVVGISSLFTTYAIEAIEVARCVKGVSKDITTIMGGIHPTLFPHHLLKSPYVDYVIRGEGETPFFQLITSLKSGITRDAYKIKGVCSKKGDGFNISDINIENNIDLIPDRRLLNPENYRINRKNYTFFLTSRGCPFHCAFCGKPQVPYRKRSLTSIEKEISDCFNANIQAVDFEDDMLNLDVQFFNQVLKLFEGKGITLSAMNGIYTESLDVKTLERMFNSGFRRLNFSLVDISESVIQRQKRLFPANLLKLLPYLESSPFLVETHFIIGLPEQKLEDILETIIFLMGKRLLLGPSMFYLAPNSPIFKNTVGGNWEKHIKAMRSSCMMSVNPLLPRDTIYTFIKLVRFINLVKHILDKEANLKKLSDLLGLPFTEKNAYDKRILTTLLLKKRFTCYDLKRKDFYDEPQDNNLVKLFFKRAKGSLIRGFKTMNSLKVN comes from the coding sequence TTGTCTGATTTTTTCTATATACTCTTTGAGATGAAGGTACTTCTCGTTCAGCCCCCCATAGAAGACTTCTATGACACGGCAATCAGAACCTATCCCCTTTCTCTTTTATATCTTGCAACAAAAATAAGGGATATATGCGACCTTTCTATTATAGATTTTAGAAGTAACAAAAAACCAAAGGTGATACATAATCATCCCTTCCCTGAATTAAAAAATTACTACAGAGAAGACATTTATACACCATTTTCATTCTTCAGTAGATTTTATCATTTTGGCTGTAACCATGAAGAAATAAAAAAGGCTATAAGGGAGCAGAAACCCGATGTAGTTGGTATATCATCATTGTTTACCACCTACGCTATAGAAGCTATTGAAGTAGCCAGATGTGTCAAGGGGGTGAGTAAGGACATTACTACAATCATGGGTGGCATACACCCTACCCTGTTCCCCCATCATCTATTAAAAAGTCCTTATGTGGATTACGTAATAAGAGGAGAAGGCGAAACGCCCTTTTTTCAACTGATAACTTCTTTAAAATCAGGTATCACAAGAGATGCTTACAAAATAAAGGGGGTTTGTTCAAAAAAGGGGGATGGCTTCAACATTTCAGATATAAATATCGAAAACAATATTGACTTGATACCTGATAGAAGGCTTCTGAATCCCGAAAATTACCGGATTAACAGGAAAAACTATACATTTTTTCTCACCTCGAGGGGCTGTCCGTTTCACTGTGCCTTTTGTGGCAAGCCACAGGTACCATACAGAAAAAGAAGCCTAACAAGCATAGAAAAAGAAATATCGGATTGTTTTAATGCAAATATACAAGCCGTTGATTTTGAAGATGATATGTTGAACCTCGATGTGCAATTTTTTAATCAAGTCCTGAAACTATTTGAAGGAAAAGGTATAACGCTTTCTGCCATGAACGGGATCTATACTGAGAGCCTGGATGTAAAAACCCTGGAAAGGATGTTTAACTCAGGATTTAGAAGGCTGAATTTTTCATTGGTAGATATATCTGAATCTGTCATCCAAAGACAGAAGAGACTTTTTCCAGCGAATCTTTTAAAACTTTTACCTTATCTTGAATCCTCTCCATTTCTTGTAGAAACCCACTTCATCATTGGACTTCCAGAACAGAAATTAGAAGATATACTTGAAACAATAATCTTTCTTATGGGCAAAAGGCTTCTTTTAGGTCCAAGCATGTTTTATCTTGCCCCAAACAGTCCTATTTTTAAAAACACTGTGGGTGGCAACTGGGAAAAACATATCAAGGCAATGAGGTCCAGCTGTATGATGTCGGTGAATCCGCTTCTCCCCAGAGATACCATATACACATTTATAAAATTGGTCAGATTCATCAATCTCGTAAAACACATTCTGGACAAAGAAGCTAATCTGAAAAAACTTAGTGACCTTTTGGGACTACCGTTCACAGAAAAAAACGCTTATGACAAACGTATCCTTACAACCCTTCTCCTGAAAAAAAGGTTTACATGCTATGACCTCAAGAGAAAAGACTTCTATGATGAACCTCAAGATAACAATTTAGTTAAATTGTTCTTTAAAAGGGCAAAAGGCTCTCTCATTAGAGGCTTCAAAACAATGAATTCTTTAAAAGTCAATTGA